A stretch of Chionomys nivalis chromosome 2, mChiNiv1.1, whole genome shotgun sequence DNA encodes these proteins:
- the LOC130863469 gene encoding olfactory receptor 5M11-like: MALTNSTEITEFILLGLTDLPEIQPLLFVLFLLVYLVTVLGNMGLVALISLDSRLHTPMYFFLSNLAFVDLCYTSTATPQMLTNFLSDKKTISFVGCFIQCYLFIALLLTEFYMLAAMAYDRYVAICNPLHYSVKMSRRVCISLAICPYVYGFSDGLFQAILTFNMTFCKSNVINHFYCADPPLIKLSCSDTYIKEHAMLISAGFNLSSSLTIILVSYIFIIAAILRIKSAEGRRKAFSTCSSHMMAVTLFYGTLFCMYVRPPTDKTVEESKIIAVFYTFVSPMLNPLIYSLRNKDVKQTLKKIFRQKVIRTEILPHFFQ; the protein is encoded by the coding sequence ATGGCCCTCACAAATAGCACTGAAATTACAGAATTCATTTTGCTGGGGCTCACAGATCTCCCAGAAATCCAGCCTCTCCTCTTCGTGCTGTTTCTGCTTGTTTACCTTGTCACTGTCTTGGGTAACATGGGCCTGGTGGCCCTGATCAGCCTGGACTCCCGCcttcacacacccatgtacttcttcctcagtaACCTGGCATTTGTGGATCTGTGTTATACCTCAACGGCCACTCCACAGATGCTGACTAATTTCTTATCAGACAAGAAGACGATTTCCTTCGTTGGCTGCTTTATCCAGTGCTACCTTTTCATCGCCCTTCTCCTCACAGAGTTTTACATGCTGGcagccatggcctatgaccgctatgtggccatatGCAATCCTCTGCATTACAGTGTGAAAATGTCCAGGCGAGTCTGCATTTCCTTGGCCATATGCCCTTATGTCTATGGCTTCTCAGATGGGTTGTTCCAAGCCATCCTGACCTTCAATATGACCTTCTGTAAATCCAATGTCATCAACCACTTCTACTGTGCTGACCCTCCACTAATTAAGCTGTCTTGCTCAGATACTTATATAAAAGAACATGCCATGTTAATATCGGCTGGTTTCAACCTCTCCAGTTCCCTCACAATCATTCTGGTgtcttatattttcattattgctGCCATCCTAAGGATCAAATCAGCTGAAGGAAGGCGCAAGGCATTCTCTACCTGTAGTTCCCACATGATGGCTGTCACATTATTTTATGGGACTCTCTTCTGCATGTATGTAAGACCACCCACTGACAAGACTGTTGAGGAATCCAAAATAATCGCTGTCTTCTACACCTTTGTAAGTCCAATGTTGAATCCCTTGATCTATAGCCTGAGGAATAAAGATGTAAAGCagactttgaaaaaaattttcagaCAAAAAGTTATCAGGACAGAAATTCTGCCTCATTTTTTTCAATAA